A portion of the Leptospira kanakyensis genome contains these proteins:
- the feoB gene encoding ferrous iron transport protein B has product MKDKRIFLVGNPNCGKSTLFNQLTGLKQKTGNFSGVTVEKREGIFSANGSEWIITDLPGTYGLGGVAEDKKIAYEVLLSRKPEEQVIYVLDALNFERGLQFLLQIIDMGVPTLVVLTMKDVLEKKRIQLDLDKLKKQIGLQFILVNAKSGEGVETLKETITKPNQFQKRARLWTWGTKEETFLKTAKQKLGIDSNEAEFFLSQSLKYLNEDPHFSEERYYLKFPEETKNWLRSQVVGKGYSFYYQEEMIYRSFFIKKVLADAITYPKSIPGSWEEKLDRVLLHPILGFVCFFLLMGLLFQSLFSFAEIPMDLIELGITNLQSIVEPYLGEGLIKSLVAEGIIGGVGSVIVFIPQIALLFLFIGILEESGYLARASFLMDRVMGKFGLSGKSFIPLLSSAACAVPAILGTRTIENKSDRFTTIMVSPLVMCSARYPVYILIVGTVFSFPPVFGIFNVQGFVLFSMFFLGMVASFGFAYVFRKTVFKEDSSYFVMELPRYNLPSLKSLFHTVFGKVKSFLSTAGQVILYISVLLWFLSHFPAEYKNNEWETSPIESSYIGRIGKVMEPAIEPLGFDWKIGISILTSFAAREVMVSTLAVLYGSEENEEGESLRSTLRTEKRADGSLVWTPLSGLSLLVFFAFASQCMSTLAVTKKETGTLLWPVVQFLYMTILAFTASFLIFQLGKILGFV; this is encoded by the coding sequence ATGAAAGACAAAAGAATTTTTTTAGTTGGAAATCCCAATTGTGGGAAATCAACCCTCTTCAACCAACTCACTGGACTCAAACAAAAAACAGGAAATTTTAGCGGAGTTACCGTAGAAAAAAGAGAAGGTATCTTTAGTGCCAATGGTTCCGAATGGATCATCACCGACTTACCAGGAACATACGGCCTTGGTGGAGTTGCCGAAGACAAAAAAATTGCCTATGAAGTATTACTTTCAAGAAAACCAGAAGAACAAGTTATTTATGTTTTGGATGCCTTAAACTTTGAAAGAGGACTTCAATTTTTATTACAAATCATTGATATGGGTGTTCCCACACTCGTGGTTCTTACCATGAAAGATGTCCTCGAGAAAAAAAGAATTCAATTGGATTTGGATAAACTAAAAAAACAGATTGGACTCCAATTCATTTTAGTGAATGCAAAATCAGGAGAGGGAGTTGAAACTTTAAAAGAAACGATCACAAAACCAAATCAATTTCAAAAACGCGCCCGCCTCTGGACTTGGGGAACCAAAGAAGAAACATTTTTAAAAACAGCAAAACAAAAACTAGGGATCGATTCTAACGAAGCAGAATTCTTTTTATCACAATCTCTCAAATACCTAAACGAAGACCCTCATTTCAGTGAGGAACGTTATTACCTAAAGTTTCCTGAAGAAACAAAGAACTGGTTACGATCACAAGTTGTGGGGAAAGGTTATTCCTTCTATTACCAAGAAGAAATGATCTATCGTTCCTTTTTTATTAAAAAAGTTTTGGCCGATGCCATTACTTATCCAAAATCCATTCCCGGAAGTTGGGAAGAAAAGTTGGATCGGGTTTTATTACATCCGATTCTTGGTTTTGTTTGTTTTTTTCTTTTGATGGGACTTCTTTTTCAAAGTTTATTTAGTTTTGCAGAAATTCCCATGGATCTAATTGAACTCGGAATCACAAACTTACAATCGATTGTGGAACCGTATCTTGGCGAAGGACTTATCAAGTCTTTGGTGGCGGAAGGAATCATTGGCGGTGTCGGAAGTGTGATTGTTTTTATACCACAGATTGCACTGTTATTTTTATTCATTGGGATTCTAGAAGAATCCGGATATTTAGCACGTGCTAGTTTTTTAATGGATCGGGTGATGGGGAAATTTGGTTTATCAGGAAAATCTTTTATCCCTCTGCTTTCTTCTGCCGCTTGTGCCGTTCCTGCCATCCTCGGAACAAGAACCATCGAAAACAAATCAGACCGTTTTACAACGATTATGGTTTCACCTCTTGTGATGTGTTCGGCAAGATATCCTGTTTACATTTTGATAGTGGGAACTGTTTTTAGTTTTCCACCCGTTTTTGGAATTTTTAATGTCCAAGGTTTTGTTTTGTTTTCTATGTTTTTTCTGGGAATGGTTGCAAGTTTTGGATTTGCCTATGTATTCCGCAAAACAGTCTTTAAAGAAGATTCTTCTTACTTTGTGATGGAACTCCCCAGATACAATCTCCCCTCTTTAAAAAGTTTGTTTCATACTGTTTTCGGAAAGGTAAAATCGTTTTTATCCACTGCAGGCCAAGTTATTTTATATATTTCTGTTCTCCTTTGGTTTCTCAGCCATTTCCCCGCAGAATATAAAAATAACGAATGGGAAACTAGTCCCATTGAATCTTCTTATATTGGAAGGATAGGAAAAGTGATGGAACCAGCCATCGAACCACTTGGATTTGATTGGAAAATTGGAATTTCCATTTTAACATCTTTTGCAGCACGTGAAGTGATGGTTTCCACCTTAGCAGTGCTATATGGCTCAGAGGAAAACGAAGAAGGCGAATCTTTACGTTCCACACTACGCACAGAAAAAAGGGCCGATGGATCGCTCGTTTGGACTCCCCTTTCCGGATTATCTTTACTCGTATTTTTTGCCTTTGCCAGCCAATGTATGTCCACTTTGGCTGTAACTAAAAAAGAAACGGGCACTCTTCTTTGGCCCGTGGTTCAGTTTTTATATATGACAATCCTTGCCTTTACCGCTTCCTTTCTGATTTTCCAATTGGGAAAGATTTTAGGATTTGTTTAA
- a CDS encoding FeoA family protein produces MTIQDLKIGEKAEIVSLDSGKLTRPMLTELLELGFFPGAEITLKDKSSLLGKMVCVLSGTTIALRIGDGNAIQVKIKST; encoded by the coding sequence ATGACTATACAAGATTTAAAAATTGGTGAAAAAGCGGAAATTGTTTCTTTAGATTCAGGCAAACTCACAAGACCTATGTTAACTGAACTTTTGGAACTTGGATTTTTCCCAGGGGCCGAAATTACACTCAAAGATAAATCTTCTCTTCTTGGGAAGATGGTTTGTGTTTTAAGTGGAACCACTATTGCTCTAAGGATTGGAGATGGGAACGCCATCCAAGTCAAAATCAAATCAACATGA
- the hisH gene encoding imidazole glycerol phosphate synthase subunit HisH, giving the protein MIAVLDFGMGNIHSLLKAVSLYTSDFQFTNDLAIVKKADKIILPGDGHFDKAMQNLNEAGFSSVLKEHVAAKKSLLGICIGYQVLFEDSDETSKTGTTIPGLGLIRGKIRKFEGKQNLKVPHMGWNKLFDIKAKNTKLLKGISNESFMYFIHSYRPVGVDRLDVTANCHYYGESFPAVVEKETVFGTQFHPEKSDKIGLGILKNFIEL; this is encoded by the coding sequence GTGATTGCAGTTTTAGATTTTGGAATGGGGAATATCCATTCCTTACTCAAAGCTGTTTCTTTATACACGAGTGATTTCCAATTCACAAACGACTTGGCAATAGTCAAAAAGGCAGATAAAATCATTTTGCCTGGTGATGGCCATTTTGATAAAGCCATGCAGAATTTAAATGAAGCTGGTTTTTCATCCGTTTTGAAAGAACATGTGGCGGCAAAAAAATCCTTACTTGGAATTTGTATCGGATATCAGGTGTTATTTGAGGATTCGGATGAAACATCCAAAACAGGAACCACCATTCCTGGCCTTGGGCTCATCCGTGGAAAAATCAGAAAGTTTGAAGGAAAACAAAATCTTAAAGTTCCTCATATGGGTTGGAACAAACTTTTTGATATCAAAGCCAAAAATACAAAATTACTAAAAGGAATCTCCAATGAATCCTTTATGTATTTTATCCATTCCTATAGACCTGTTGGTGTGGATCGGTTAGATGTAACAGCTAACTGTCATTACTATGGGGAATCTTTTCCCGCAGTAGTAGAAAAAGAAACCGTATTTGGAACCCAGTTCCATCCTGAAAAATCGGATAAAATAGGACTAGGAATCCTAAAAAACTTTATAGAACTTTAA
- a CDS encoding ABC1 kinase family protein has product MDSLSEIVSFGWQSSLRVAHSSFVFTTKAFGILAQLAKGEPNHREIAITLRDAFSNLGATYIKLGQFIASAPSIFPKEYVEEMQACLDSVRPVAYRDIRSSVERELGGKLETLFHSFEETPLASASIAQVHAAVTKEGLDVVVKVQRPDVHLTLKTDMQILGILTKILAVIAPEFKKSGLTAMFEEFQISILQEIDFIQEAKNIEEFEEYLLRVKESRARVPRVYHTLSSKKVLTMERFYGVPITDEAGLRKFTNNPRKVLSDALEIWFSSLSNQGFFHADVHAGNLMILKDGTIGFIDFGIVGRISPRIWKGLMLFTQGIGIGEPTLVAQGLVEMDSTDSGVNPAILAKELDSVFNELESVYVHLTDNEMFDESRVNRIMYDMKEIAEKNGLKIPREFALLMKQMLYFDRYVKSMAPEINLFRDSQKFAIS; this is encoded by the coding sequence ATGGATTCCCTTTCTGAAATTGTTTCTTTTGGTTGGCAATCAAGCCTTCGCGTCGCCCATTCCAGTTTTGTATTCACAACCAAAGCATTCGGGATTCTCGCCCAGCTGGCAAAGGGAGAACCAAACCACAGAGAAATTGCCATCACCTTAAGGGATGCCTTTTCCAACCTGGGTGCCACGTATATCAAACTCGGTCAATTCATAGCAAGTGCTCCGTCTATTTTTCCCAAAGAGTATGTCGAAGAGATGCAAGCCTGTTTGGACTCAGTCCGACCAGTAGCCTACCGAGACATTCGTTCCTCCGTCGAACGGGAATTGGGTGGGAAACTCGAAACCCTATTCCATAGTTTTGAAGAAACTCCCCTTGCCTCCGCATCCATAGCCCAAGTCCACGCCGCAGTCACAAAAGAAGGTCTCGATGTAGTAGTCAAAGTCCAAAGGCCGGATGTCCACCTAACTTTAAAAACCGACATGCAGATTTTAGGAATTTTAACCAAAATCTTAGCCGTCATTGCGCCTGAATTTAAAAAATCAGGACTTACGGCTATGTTTGAAGAATTTCAAATTTCTATCTTACAAGAAATTGATTTCATCCAAGAAGCAAAAAACATCGAAGAGTTTGAAGAATATCTTTTGCGTGTTAAAGAATCCAGAGCGAGAGTCCCAAGAGTTTACCATACGTTATCTTCCAAAAAAGTTTTAACCATGGAAAGATTTTATGGAGTTCCCATCACTGATGAAGCGGGGCTTCGTAAATTTACAAACAACCCAAGAAAGGTCTTAAGTGACGCTTTGGAAATTTGGTTTTCCTCTTTATCCAACCAAGGATTTTTTCATGCCGATGTTCATGCAGGAAATCTAATGATTCTAAAAGATGGAACCATCGGTTTTATCGATTTTGGAATTGTGGGAAGGATCTCTCCTCGAATTTGGAAAGGACTTATGTTATTCACACAAGGCATTGGGATCGGTGAACCTACATTAGTTGCACAAGGTCTAGTAGAAATGGATTCAACAGATAGTGGAGTAAACCCTGCCATTTTAGCCAAAGAATTAGATTCTGTTTTTAATGAATTAGAATCAGTCTATGTTCATTTGACTGACAATGAGATGTTTGACGAATCTAGGGTAAATCGAATCATGTACGACATGAAGGAAATTGCCGAAAAAAATGGACTCAAAATTCCAAGAGAATTTGCCCTTCTTATGAAACAAATGTTATACTTTGATCGGTATGTAAAGTCAATGGCACCAGAAATCAATTTATTCCGCGATTCACAGAAGTTTGCCATCTCATAA
- a CDS encoding LIC11177 family protein, whose protein sequence is MPVEKKSSVDEVLKREKLAKEFEKEKRSTEQKAIEQAAAKLSAQSPETTDTTKSSKFITNIDIAFSQAKTDLRFYFLNDGTYADDFKKLFQENESLFKRYGITSQKYLEYIRESFDRYKKIHDMMPLDPMKPKHFKYVEDSIAELVRMFNQRFGK, encoded by the coding sequence ATGCCTGTAGAAAAAAAATCCTCAGTAGATGAGGTTTTAAAACGAGAAAAATTAGCGAAAGAATTCGAAAAAGAAAAACGTAGTACCGAACAAAAAGCGATCGAACAAGCAGCTGCTAAATTGTCGGCACAGAGTCCAGAAACTACCGATACCACAAAATCTTCTAAATTCATTACCAATATCGATATTGCGTTTTCTCAGGCGAAAACGGATCTTAGGTTTTATTTTTTAAATGATGGGACCTATGCAGATGATTTTAAGAAATTATTCCAAGAGAACGAATCCCTATTCAAACGGTATGGAATCACAAGCCAAAAGTATTTAGAATACATTCGAGAGTCTTTTGACCGTTACAAAAAGATCCACGATATGATGCCACTGGATCCCATGAAACCCAAACATTTCAAATATGTAGAGGATTCCATCGCCGAACTTGTTAGGATGTTCAACCAACGATTTGGGAAGTAA
- a CDS encoding Crp/Fnr family transcriptional regulator, with protein sequence MAELPLNPDCFACDYKNHNVLHCAAHETIERINAGKDFTVFPRGKQLVTSGEKAEGFFFIKSGLVRSYVQLASGKEQTLRLSGPGDWVGFRDCISDSISHHNVVAIEDTHACYITGALIDALVKDDMNFQKEVFKQMAKEWQEMEEHVVSLGTKQVHEKLAEILIVLDNAQGRKNQVELKVTRDVLATFIGTKTETLVRALSDLKAREFISVDKNRIDILNREALYSLSKIA encoded by the coding sequence ATGGCGGAACTTCCACTCAATCCCGATTGTTTTGCATGTGATTATAAAAATCACAACGTCTTACACTGTGCTGCGCATGAGACCATAGAAAGGATCAACGCGGGCAAAGATTTTACTGTGTTCCCTCGGGGAAAACAACTCGTTACCTCAGGTGAAAAAGCAGAAGGTTTTTTCTTCATCAAATCGGGTCTCGTGAGAAGTTACGTGCAACTCGCTAGCGGAAAGGAACAGACCTTACGTCTCAGTGGCCCAGGAGACTGGGTTGGGTTCCGGGACTGTATTTCCGACTCTATCTCCCATCACAACGTTGTCGCCATTGAAGACACACATGCCTGTTACATCACGGGAGCTCTAATTGATGCTCTTGTGAAAGATGATATGAATTTCCAAAAAGAAGTTTTTAAACAAATGGCTAAGGAATGGCAGGAGATGGAGGAACATGTAGTTTCTCTCGGAACCAAACAAGTCCATGAAAAGTTAGCGGAAATTTTAATCGTTTTAGACAATGCCCAAGGCCGTAAGAACCAGGTGGAACTCAAAGTCACAAGGGATGTCCTCGCCACTTTCATTGGAACCAAAACAGAAACCTTGGTTCGTGCACTTTCTGACCTAAAGGCCAGGGAATTCATTTCTGTGGACAAAAACCGCATCGACATTCTGAACAGGGAAGCTTTGTATTCCCTTTCAAAAATCGCCTAA
- a CDS encoding thioredoxin domain-containing protein — MNRKNLALAGVIGGVIGLIVSFLLAIEYFGIGTENIANSACSALGGGDSCLKVAESSYSAIPGVPFLGNVPIALLGFGFYGLLTYSFFLITKAKSNEEVSKTISLLFPVLVLGLVLDLVLFGISVGIIGTICQLCFVTYIVTIALLSILFLLWKTEGKPKLDIPAALKEGIATLGLVYFFSFSLGFATSKMWVSNASSNTLATSRGMDSAEVQSKIAAYFQEPTLGIQVAGSPFIGKKDAPITIVKYADYNCGHCLHTSHILHTVLSEYDGMVRVVYKNFPLDGTCNRLMQQPRPGATSCVAAIAAICADKQGKFEPMYRGLYDNLEKGVAHSGSSVVNLANSIGLNVNSLKACMASKEAQNQLNAEIDEAEKLNIQSTPSLYINDRKIESGTPNPIFLKTLLEQIIQKM; from the coding sequence ATGAATCGTAAGAATTTAGCATTAGCAGGAGTGATCGGTGGAGTCATTGGACTCATTGTCTCTTTCCTATTAGCAATTGAATACTTTGGCATAGGAACAGAAAACATTGCCAATTCCGCATGTTCCGCGCTAGGTGGCGGTGACTCTTGTTTGAAAGTAGCAGAGAGTTCTTATTCTGCAATCCCCGGTGTTCCCTTTTTAGGAAATGTTCCCATCGCCTTACTTGGTTTTGGGTTTTATGGATTGTTAACCTATTCATTCTTTTTGATCACTAAGGCAAAATCAAACGAAGAAGTGTCTAAAACCATTTCTCTCCTTTTTCCTGTTCTAGTTTTAGGACTTGTTTTGGATTTAGTTCTATTTGGAATTTCTGTAGGGATCATTGGAACCATTTGCCAACTTTGTTTTGTGACTTACATTGTCACCATTGCACTTCTTAGCATTTTATTCCTACTTTGGAAAACGGAAGGAAAACCAAAACTGGATATCCCTGCGGCCCTCAAAGAAGGAATCGCCACATTAGGACTTGTTTATTTTTTTAGTTTCTCTTTAGGTTTTGCCACAAGCAAAATGTGGGTGAGTAATGCTAGTTCTAACACTTTAGCAACCTCTAGAGGGATGGACTCAGCCGAAGTTCAATCTAAAATTGCGGCTTATTTCCAAGAACCAACACTTGGAATCCAAGTTGCGGGTTCTCCATTTATTGGTAAAAAAGATGCTCCTATAACAATTGTTAAATATGCGGATTACAACTGCGGACATTGTTTGCACACAAGCCATATTTTACATACAGTTCTTTCTGAATACGATGGAATGGTTCGAGTGGTATATAAAAACTTTCCTCTCGATGGAACTTGTAACCGCCTCATGCAACAACCAAGACCAGGTGCCACCTCTTGTGTGGCTGCCATTGCGGCCATTTGTGCGGACAAACAAGGGAAATTTGAACCCATGTATCGTGGGCTTTATGATAATTTAGAAAAGGGTGTGGCTCACTCCGGATCTAGTGTTGTGAATTTAGCCAATTCCATTGGACTCAACGTCAATTCTCTAAAGGCTTGTATGGCTTCTAAAGAAGCACAAAACCAATTGAATGCTGAAATTGATGAAGCAGAAAAATTAAATATCCAATCCACTCCTTCACTTTATATCAATGATAGAAAGATAGAAAGTGGAACACCAAATCCAATTTTTCTAAAAACACTCCTCGAACAAATCATCCAAAAGATGTAA
- the hisB gene encoding imidazoleglycerol-phosphate dehydratase HisB — protein MVESRKTSETDIRLDLNVRGTGVYQFDTEIPFFEHMLSHISKHGLIDMDLKLRGDIGIDCHHSVEDTAILMGQMIHTQLGDKKGIFRYGHFTLPMDEVLTTVAVDLGGRFYFKYSGPPMDGKFGIYDAELSLEFLQKFALNAKMNLHVVVHYGENRHHIHESIFKGLGKALRQAIAIDPSAKDQIPSTKGMLE, from the coding sequence ATGGTGGAATCAAGAAAGACATCCGAAACAGACATCCGGTTGGACTTAAATGTCCGAGGCACAGGGGTCTACCAGTTTGATACAGAAATCCCGTTTTTTGAGCATATGCTCTCCCATATCTCCAAACATGGTCTCATCGATATGGATTTAAAACTCCGAGGGGATATTGGTATCGATTGCCACCACTCGGTAGAGGATACCGCTATCCTTATGGGACAAATGATCCACACCCAGCTAGGTGACAAAAAAGGCATCTTTCGTTACGGTCACTTTACTTTGCCTATGGATGAGGTTCTCACAACTGTGGCTGTGGATCTAGGGGGACGTTTTTATTTTAAATACTCAGGTCCTCCTATGGACGGGAAGTTTGGAATTTACGATGCTGAACTTTCTCTCGAGTTCCTCCAGAAATTTGCTCTCAATGCGAAGATGAATTTACACGTAGTGGTTCACTACGGTGAAAATCGCCACCACATCCACGAATCCATTTTCAAGGGACTTGGCAAAGCTTTACGCCAAGCGATTGCGATTGATCCTTCCGCGAAAGACCAAATCCCTTCGACAAAAGGCATGCTCGAGTGA
- the hisA gene encoding 1-(5-phosphoribosyl)-5-[(5-phosphoribosylamino)methylideneamino]imidazole-4-carboxamide isomerase, giving the protein MLVLPAIDLLDNEAVRLLQGDYSKKTVYSSEPEKMIQVFEEQGATLIHIVDLNAAKTGKSENEKAIRKIKEKCSVKLELGGGIRSLENMKFYDGLGVSRFILGTVAVEDRTVVEKGLNEYGPERIVIGVDAKDGFVRTKGWETNSGIKYTDFLKTMYAMGIRHVIFTDISKDGMMAGPNTAVYLELLSQFPDLQLVASGGVSSTEDLVNLYDASKGKLFGAITGKAIYEGKLDLKESIRILSKKRNEN; this is encoded by the coding sequence ATGTTAGTATTACCTGCCATTGATCTTTTGGACAACGAAGCTGTTCGTTTACTCCAAGGGGATTATTCTAAAAAAACTGTTTATTCTTCTGAACCAGAAAAAATGATCCAAGTGTTTGAAGAACAAGGGGCCACTCTCATCCACATCGTGGACTTAAATGCAGCAAAAACTGGTAAGTCAGAAAACGAGAAGGCCATTCGCAAAATCAAAGAAAAATGTTCTGTGAAACTAGAGTTAGGCGGCGGAATTCGTTCTTTGGAAAATATGAAATTTTATGATGGGCTTGGGGTATCTCGGTTCATATTGGGAACAGTCGCTGTAGAAGACAGGACTGTTGTTGAAAAGGGGCTTAATGAATATGGTCCAGAACGGATCGTCATTGGTGTGGACGCCAAAGATGGATTTGTCCGCACCAAAGGTTGGGAAACCAATTCCGGAATTAAATACACAGATTTTCTAAAAACAATGTATGCGATGGGAATCCGCCATGTCATTTTTACTGACATTTCTAAAGACGGAATGATGGCAGGACCAAACACAGCGGTTTATTTGGAGTTATTGTCTCAATTCCCAGATTTACAACTGGTTGCTTCAGGTGGGGTTTCTTCCACGGAAGATCTAGTGAATTTGTATGATGCCTCTAAAGGGAAACTTTTTGGGGCCATCACCGGAAAAGCCATTTATGAAGGAAAATTAGACCTAAAAGAAAGTATCAGGATTCTAAGTAAGAAGAGGAATGAAAATTGA
- a CDS encoding rhomboid family intramembrane serine protease has product MSRNRSQGPNLFGNPILHPLNVILIVNCLIFFLQYFANQQLIYRFGLTPDFVLGGAIWQVFTYGFLHAVELIPFHLLVNMYGMYMLGTNIIPIIGKTRFTILYFASQIGAGIFVVLSAYLNEVLGGNIPFLESMTTQTIGASGALFGVLALFGIFYPNAELLLFIFPVKAKNAVWVSLVIGYLISQFGNGAISNTCHLGGALTALLLYKLFQKQIKPGSLPYIPGLEWEAPRDQKTQSKPKPVAVEDLFLDQKKYNENILGQIHSKKDKASVINYLQGLQVADANICPPATYNTEDPICLRCEWLANCALRKVKE; this is encoded by the coding sequence ATGAGCAGAAATCGAAGCCAGGGTCCAAACCTCTTTGGGAATCCCATCCTTCATCCCTTAAATGTCATTCTCATCGTTAATTGTCTTATTTTTTTTCTCCAATACTTTGCCAACCAACAGTTAATTTATCGGTTTGGTTTAACACCTGACTTTGTGTTAGGTGGTGCGATCTGGCAAGTATTTACCTATGGTTTTTTACATGCAGTGGAACTCATTCCATTTCACCTACTTGTGAACATGTATGGTATGTATATGTTAGGAACCAATATCATTCCTATCATCGGAAAAACTAGATTTACGATTTTGTATTTTGCCTCTCAAATTGGTGCCGGGATTTTTGTGGTTTTGTCTGCCTATTTAAACGAAGTGTTAGGTGGTAATATTCCATTTTTAGAATCCATGACCACACAAACCATCGGTGCCTCTGGAGCCTTGTTTGGGGTACTGGCTCTTTTTGGAATTTTTTATCCGAATGCAGAACTCCTATTATTTATTTTTCCAGTAAAAGCTAAGAATGCTGTTTGGGTATCTCTCGTGATCGGATATTTGATCTCACAATTTGGGAACGGCGCCATTTCGAACACCTGCCATTTGGGTGGGGCACTCACAGCACTCTTACTCTATAAACTCTTTCAAAAACAAATCAAACCAGGAAGTTTGCCTTACATTCCAGGTTTGGAATGGGAAGCCCCAAGGGATCAAAAAACTCAGTCCAAACCAAAACCAGTAGCTGTAGAAGATCTTTTTCTCGATCAGAAAAAATACAATGAAAACATACTAGGTCAGATCCATTCTAAAAAAGACAAGGCTTCGGTAATAAATTATTTACAAGGATTACAAGTGGCAGATGCCAATATTTGTCCTCCTGCTACGTATAACACCGAGGATCCGATCTGTTTGCGTTGTGAATGGTTGGCAAATTGTGCGCTTCGGAAGGTAAAAGAATAA
- a CDS encoding N-acetylneuraminate synthase family protein: MDFHIGKKTLTRKSAPYLVAEIGLNHNADLEIGKRTIAKAKESGAHAVKFQTYRTEEFIDNTNPDVKFLYDIFKQYELTETHHKEFQKTALDLGLDFFSTPLCDSAVDLLCGLNVPVLKIASGDIVNLPLLNKAIQSGKPIIVSTGAALPEEVTRAISLFKKTGAEVCLLHCVSMYPTPLNKVNLQSIPFYLDTTDYVVGFSDHSDGTLASSVACGLGAVVFEKHFTLDRHLEGPDHGISMDPVMFTRLAEDLKLSFEMGGVYGKNTHPEETGGWFYGRRSLYKKGNSVLSLRPALHTKDKNVLDSWELERVGDPSRLQEGPIRLAPKF; the protein is encoded by the coding sequence TTGGATTTTCATATTGGAAAAAAAACTCTTACGAGAAAGTCGGCACCCTATTTGGTGGCAGAAATTGGTCTGAACCACAATGCCGATCTTGAAATTGGGAAAAGAACCATCGCCAAAGCCAAAGAATCGGGAGCGCACGCGGTCAAATTCCAAACTTATCGGACAGAAGAATTCATAGACAACACAAATCCCGATGTCAAATTTCTTTATGATATTTTTAAACAATATGAATTAACCGAAACTCATCACAAGGAATTCCAAAAAACAGCTCTGGATTTGGGACTCGATTTTTTTTCCACACCTCTTTGTGATTCCGCAGTAGATCTGTTATGTGGACTGAATGTTCCTGTTTTAAAAATTGCATCCGGTGATATTGTTAATTTACCTTTACTAAATAAAGCCATCCAATCAGGAAAACCAATCATTGTTTCTACTGGGGCCGCCTTACCAGAAGAAGTCACAAGAGCCATTTCTTTATTTAAAAAAACTGGGGCAGAAGTATGCCTTCTCCATTGTGTTTCGATGTATCCCACTCCGTTAAACAAAGTAAATTTACAATCCATTCCTTTTTATTTGGATACAACGGACTATGTTGTCGGCTTTAGTGATCATTCAGATGGGACTTTGGCTTCGTCCGTTGCCTGTGGTTTGGGTGCTGTTGTTTTTGAAAAACATTTTACCTTGGATCGCCATTTAGAAGGCCCAGATCATGGAATCTCGATGGATCCAGTTATGTTTACAAGACTTGCGGAAGACTTAAAACTTAGTTTTGAAATGGGTGGAGTGTATGGGAAAAATACACATCCAGAAGAAACTGGGGGTTGGTTTTACGGCAGAAGGTCATTGTACAAAAAAGGAAATTCCGTTCTTAGTTTAAGACCGGCATTACATACAAAAGATAAAAATGTTTTGGATTCTTGGGAGTTGGAACGAGTGGGTGATCCTTCTCGTTTGCAAGAAGGACCCATCCGCCTGGCACCTAAGTTTTAG